The following are encoded together in the Campylobacter devanensis genome:
- the hsdR gene encoding EcoAI/FtnUII family type I restriction enzme subunit R, which produces MTEEDIKLQFITPALSAKWDTKKITMETAPVNNFTDGKVLIKGNVPSRDKGKRCDYVLWYNKGTPLAIVEAKDNNHSTSFGMQQAISYGIMMNVPFVYTSNGDSFFEHDFTTGLEKEFPLSEFPTADELYARWKGVDATKILEVENRERYVMDGESKAYDIPLCFEENLLNTPFYSGSNCYPPRYYQRNAVNRTLAAISQQQTRILIVMATGTGKTYTAFQIVWRLLESGAKKKVLYLADRNNLVDQTINGDFKPLEKVIHKINFQKEDKSKISAYQVYFALYQQLDSAKHQGEEVEETEAEIEAEIAKYKEFFKPDFFDLIIVDECHRGSAKADSRWRKILDYFSSATQIGMTATPKETKYVSNIDYFGEPVYSYSLKQGIEDGFLAPFKVIHVRTSIDDGWRPKLGQKDINGVEIEDREYNLSDYDYNIVIQDRIDEVAQEITKFLKETDRMSKTIVFCPTEDAAERMRVALNNLNTDMILKDNQGNVKEQYVVRITGSDKYGKEKLDYFISVSQPYPVIATTSKLLSTGSDCKMVKLIVLDELINSMTEFKQIIGRGTRLRYDEGKTHFTIMDFRRVSRLFADPEWDGEIEQDDDYNPNPQPEGEYEGDFGDGSDDKGSQNGRKEIQFVGKGSVTIQVLQRVVSIYDTDGKLLKQESIEDYTKESILGTYQTLENFIQTWNEEQKKEVIRNILKERGIDLELIKKDQNMMDVDDFDFICHIAFDQKPLTRRERAEKVKKRDLFGKYGEAAKEVINALLDKYAQLGIYDIESTEILKQSPFTKFGKPSRIAALFGGNDKYRTALRELENELYKIA; this is translated from the coding sequence ATGACAGAAGAAGATATTAAACTTCAATTTATTACTCCAGCATTGTCGGCAAAATGGGATACTAAAAAAATAACCATGGAGACAGCTCCTGTAAATAATTTCACGGATGGGAAGGTTCTCATTAAAGGAAATGTTCCAAGTCGTGATAAAGGGAAAAGGTGTGACTATGTTCTTTGGTATAATAAAGGGACTCCACTTGCGATTGTAGAAGCTAAAGATAATAATCATTCAACATCGTTTGGTATGCAACAAGCCATTTCCTATGGAATTATGATGAATGTTCCTTTTGTCTATACATCAAACGGAGATAGCTTTTTTGAACACGATTTTACAACTGGGCTTGAAAAAGAATTTCCCCTTTCGGAGTTTCCCACTGCAGATGAACTTTATGCCCGGTGGAAAGGTGTTGATGCAACAAAAATTCTAGAAGTTGAAAACCGAGAACGATATGTGATGGATGGGGAATCAAAAGCATATGATATTCCACTTTGTTTTGAAGAAAATCTTTTGAATACGCCTTTCTATTCTGGTTCAAATTGTTATCCCCCTAGGTATTATCAGCGAAATGCGGTAAATAGAACCCTTGCGGCAATTTCACAACAACAAACTCGAATTCTTATTGTAATGGCAACTGGAACAGGAAAAACCTATACGGCTTTTCAGATTGTATGGAGACTCCTTGAGTCAGGAGCAAAGAAGAAAGTGCTTTATCTTGCTGATAGAAATAATCTCGTAGATCAGACTATTAACGGTGACTTTAAGCCTTTAGAAAAAGTAATCCACAAAATCAATTTCCAAAAAGAAGATAAATCAAAAATTTCAGCATATCAGGTCTATTTTGCCCTTTATCAACAATTGGATTCCGCAAAGCACCAAGGAGAGGAAGTTGAAGAAACAGAAGCTGAAATAGAAGCAGAAATTGCCAAATATAAAGAGTTCTTCAAACCAGATTTCTTTGATCTTATTATTGTTGATGAGTGCCATCGTGGGTCTGCAAAGGCTGATTCTCGCTGGCGAAAGATTCTTGATTATTTTAGCAGTGCTACACAGATTGGTATGACGGCTACACCAAAAGAAACAAAATATGTTTCTAACATCGATTATTTTGGAGAACCTGTTTACAGCTACAGTCTTAAACAAGGAATTGAAGATGGATTTCTTGCTCCATTCAAGGTAATACATGTTCGCACTAGTATTGATGATGGCTGGAGACCAAAACTAGGTCAAAAGGATATTAACGGAGTAGAAATCGAAGACCGAGAATATAATCTTTCAGATTATGACTATAATATTGTCATCCAAGATAGAATTGATGAAGTTGCCCAAGAAATTACAAAGTTTTTAAAAGAAACAGACCGTATGTCCAAGACAATTGTATTTTGTCCTACAGAAGATGCCGCGGAACGCATGCGAGTTGCACTGAACAATTTAAATACTGATATGATTTTGAAAGATAATCAGGGCAATGTAAAAGAGCAGTATGTTGTCCGTATCACTGGAAGTGATAAATATGGAAAAGAAAAGCTGGATTATTTCATTTCAGTTTCGCAGCCATATCCCGTTATTGCAACTACATCAAAGCTTCTTTCTACTGGAAGCGACTGCAAAATGGTAAAACTCATTGTTTTAGATGAGCTAATCAATTCAATGACAGAGTTTAAGCAGATAATTGGCCGTGGAACTCGTCTGAGATATGATGAGGGAAAAACTCATTTTACAATAATGGATTTTCGCCGTGTAAGCCGTTTGTTTGCCGATCCAGAATGGGATGGAGAGATTGAACAAGATGATGATTATAATCCAAATCCACAGCCAGAAGGCGAATATGAGGGTGATTTTGGAGATGGCAGTGATGATAAGGGGAGCCAAAATGGTAGGAAAGAAATTCAGTTTGTTGGAAAAGGCAGCGTTACTATACAGGTTCTACAAAGAGTAGTTTCTATCTACGATACAGATGGCAAACTTCTGAAGCAAGAAAGCATCGAAGATTATACAAAAGAAAGTATTCTTGGAACATATCAAACCCTTGAAAATTTTATCCAGACCTGGAATGAAGAGCAGAAGAAAGAAGTCATCCGCAATATACTTAAAGAGCGTGGTATAGATTTAGAACTCATTAAAAAAGATCAAAATATGATGGATGTGGATGACTTTGATTTTATCTGCCATATCGCATTTGACCAAAAGCCCCTGACTCGTCGTGAGCGTGCAGAAAAGGTAAAGAAGCGAGATCTTTTTGGTAAATATGGAGAAGCTGCAAAAGAGGTGATCAATGCGCTGCTGGATAAATATGCCCAACTTGGCATTTACGACATTGAGTCAACCGAAATTCTCAAGCAGAGTCCATTTACAAAGTTTGGGAAACCTTCTCGGATTGCAGCCTTGTTTGGTGGAAATGATAAGTATAGAACAGCTCTTCGTGAATTGGAAAATGAATTATATAAAATAGCGTAA
- a CDS encoding restriction endonuclease subunit S: MAKIKKDTNLRKSILQAAITGQLISNVEGETKTGKELLDKIIEERNAKLLAQWEEAKKKNPKAKKPAPIVPSEITEDEIPFEIPKSWCWCRLGDVAFIARGGSPRPINEYLTNDSDGYNWIKISDTDKGGKYINSTKQRIKKEGLYKTRLIHKGDFLLTNSMSFGRPYISNIEGCIHDGWLVFSFPNNCIISDFIYHLLSSSFIYKQFADSAAGAVVQNLNTDKVIETILPLPPLAVQNAIVAKLEEVLPLVDAYENAVLQKEELKTALPDKVKKAILQEAIQGKLTKSWRKTTTIEESGKQLLDRIIEERNAKLLADWEEAKKKNPKAKKPAPIVASEIAEDEIPFEIPESWCWCRLGDVFSTMSGLGYKKDVLVEKSEKMIRVLRGGNILDTSYIFKPDDIMISDKYVKPELFLKKNYLITPAVTSLEHIGKIGYVEKDYTDTVVGGFVLMLIPHYHNEILSKYFLYLFGTRWLRDMCKEITNKSGQAFYNLSRDKLLQLQIPLPPLAEQEKIVEIIEQMLPLCEKLG; encoded by the coding sequence TTGGCAAAGATAAAAAAAGATACAAATTTAAGAAAATCAATTCTCCAAGCGGCCATAACAGGCCAGTTGATTAGTAATGTAGAAGGGGAAACTAAAACCGGCAAAGAGCTTTTAGACAAAATTATAGAAGAACGCAACGCAAAACTTCTAGCCCAATGGGAAGAAGCAAAAAAGAAAAACCCAAAAGCCAAAAAGCCCGCTCCAATTGTCCCAAGTGAGATTACAGAAGATGAAATCCCCTTTGAAATTCCTAAAAGCTGGTGTTGGTGTAGATTGGGGGATGTGGCTTTTATTGCAAGAGGTGGGTCTCCCCGTCCAATTAATGAATATCTTACAAATGATTCTGATGGTTATAATTGGATAAAAATAAGCGATACAGATAAAGGTGGAAAATATATTAATTCAACCAAACAAAGAATAAAAAAAGAAGGTCTTTATAAAACACGTTTAATTCATAAAGGGGATTTTCTTCTTACTAATTCAATGAGTTTCGGTCGTCCCTATATTTCTAATATCGAAGGGTGCATTCATGACGGTTGGTTAGTTTTTTCATTTCCAAATAACTGTATTATTTCAGATTTTATTTATCACCTGTTATCATCATCTTTTATTTATAAGCAATTTGCTGATAGTGCAGCAGGAGCTGTAGTTCAGAATTTAAATACTGATAAAGTTATAGAAACAATTCTCCCCCTTCCACCACTTGCCGTGCAAAATGCAATTGTTGCAAAACTTGAAGAAGTGCTGCCATTGGTTGATGCTTACGAAAATGCGGTTCTCCAAAAAGAGGAATTAAAAACCGCTCTTCCAGACAAAGTAAAAAAAGCTATTTTACAAGAGGCAATACAAGGCAAACTCACAAAATCTTGGCGAAAAACTACCACAATAGAAGAAAGTGGCAAACAACTTTTAGATAGAATTATAGAAGAACGCAACGCAAAACTTCTTGCCGATTGGGAAGAAGCAAAAAAGAAAAACCCAAAAGCTAAAAAGCCCGCTCCAATTGTCGCAAGTGAGATTGCAGAAGATGAAATCCCGTTTGAAATACCAGAAAGCTGGTGTTGGTGTAGATTGGGGGATGTATTTTCTACTATGTCTGGATTAGGATATAAAAAAGATGTTCTTGTTGAAAAATCAGAAAAGATGATTCGTGTTCTTAGAGGTGGAAATATTTTAGATACATCATACATTTTCAAACCTGATGATATTATGATATCAGATAAATATGTAAAACCTGAATTATTCTTAAAGAAGAATTATTTAATTACACCAGCTGTAACAAGTTTAGAACATATTGGAAAAATTGGATATGTGGAAAAAGATTATACAGATACCGTAGTTGGAGGATTCGTATTAATGCTAATTCCTCATTATCACAATGAAATCCTTTCAAAGTATTTTTTGTATCTTTTTGGTACTCGTTGGCTTAGAGATATGTGTAAAGAAATTACTAATAAATCTGGACAAGCATTTTATAATTTATCACGTGATAAATTATTACAGTTGCAAATCCCCCTCCCACCACTTGCCGAACAAGAAAAGATTGTAGAAATAATCGAACAGATGTTGCCTTTGTGTGAGAAGTTGGGATGA
- the waaA gene encoding lipid IV(A) 3-deoxy-D-manno-octulosonic acid transferase — protein sequence MIYTLCTALLLGICSPFLWLLSFKQKFVRSLRARFFLYRNPKPKFAKYHFHACSFGEACAIEPLVKELKDCRVSVITQTGFDKAKGYADCRFLPFECFLPFWLSRSDVLIVFEAELWLNLFRVAKSNGSKTILLNARISDKSYKNYLRFKFYYKWLFKYVDLVLAQSQTDKDRLISLGAKNIKVVGNIKSANLPKPSKQYKKPDKRVIIIASSHENEEKNLLANLILKDNDQLFIVPRHPERFDSVYNIIKDSIKNISFERFSDNMGLNSQIILVDTLGELVNLYAIADIVVLCGSFEKGIGGHNPIEAAQFKCKILSGEYIHNQKDLYKAVSGIEFCSYDNVWQKINSNLKNTKIINMCDMDKIIKEIKG from the coding sequence CTCGCCATTTTTATGGCTTTTAAGTTTTAAGCAAAAGTTTGTCCGTAGCCTTAGGGCTAGATTTTTCTTATATCGCAATCCAAAGCCTAAATTTGCTAAATACCATTTTCATGCTTGTAGCTTTGGTGAGGCTTGTGCTATTGAGCCTTTAGTAAAAGAGTTAAAAGATTGTAGAGTAAGTGTAATTACCCAAACTGGATTTGATAAGGCTAAGGGATATGCAGATTGTAGGTTTTTACCATTTGAGTGCTTTTTGCCTTTTTGGTTAAGCAGATCAGATGTTTTAATAGTTTTTGAAGCAGAATTATGGCTAAATTTATTTAGAGTAGCTAAATCAAACGGCTCTAAAACTATACTTTTAAATGCTAGAATTAGTGATAAAAGTTATAAAAATTATTTAAGATTTAAATTTTATTATAAATGGCTTTTTAAATATGTTGATTTAGTTTTAGCACAAAGCCAGACAGATAAAGATCGCTTAATAAGCCTAGGGGCTAAAAATATCAAAGTCGTAGGAAATATCAAATCAGCCAATCTACCAAAGCCATCAAAGCAATATAAAAAACCAGATAAAAGAGTGATAATAATAGCTAGTTCACATGAAAATGAAGAGAAAAATCTATTAGCTAATCTAATTCTTAAGGATAATGACCAGCTTTTTATAGTTCCGCGTCATCCTGAGAGATTTGATAGCGTTTATAATATTATTAAAGATAGTATTAAAAATATAAGCTTTGAGAGATTTAGTGATAATATGGGGTTAAATTCGCAGATTATTCTTGTAGATACTCTTGGGGAGCTGGTTAATTTATATGCAATTGCTGATATTGTCGTGCTTTGTGGTAGTTTTGAAAAGGGCATTGGAGGGCATAATCCTATAGAGGCAGCTCAATTTAAATGCAAAATTTTAAGCGGAGAGTATATCCATAATCAAAAAGATTTATATAAAGCAGTAAGCGGGATTGAGTTTTGTTCATATGATAATGTATGGCAAAAGATAAATTCAAATTTAAAAAACACAAAAATTATAAATATGTGCGATATGGATAAGATAATAAAAGAGATAAAAGGATAA
- the tgt gene encoding tRNA guanosine(34) transglycosylase Tgt, whose amino-acid sequence MEFKIDKISQNARACTIKMAHGVVQTPVFMPVGTLGAIKSLDAVDMSEILGAKIILANTYHMYLRPGSKVIRGFGGLHGFSKFGGNFLTDSGGFQAFSLSHRSKPDENGIKFKSHIDGSLHYFTPKSVLDTQYDLGSDIMMILDDLVALPATKERIELSLKRTIKWAKEAEIYHKSQKSKGIGVDQNLFGIIQGGTDYNARKECAMALCDMDFDGLAIGGLSVGESNEQMYDTVEGVMPYIDPNRPRYLMGVGTPEDLVENVSRGVDMFDCVMPTRNARNGTLFTSFGKLNIKAAAFINDHEPIDNECQCYTCKRYSRGYLNHLYKAKELTFFRLASLHNLHYYLNLMKEMREAIMADKFIEFKMEFYAKRALTK is encoded by the coding sequence ATGGAATTTAAGATAGATAAAATAAGTCAAAACGCTAGGGCTTGTACTATTAAGATGGCTCACGGAGTTGTACAAACTCCAGTATTTATGCCTGTTGGCACACTTGGGGCGATTAAGAGTCTAGATGCAGTTGATATGAGCGAGATTTTAGGAGCTAAGATTATTTTAGCTAATACCTATCATATGTATCTACGCCCCGGAAGTAAGGTGATAAGGGGATTTGGCGGACTTCATGGGTTTAGTAAATTTGGTGGCAATTTCTTAACTGATAGTGGTGGATTTCAAGCTTTTTCTCTATCGCACCGCTCTAAACCAGATGAAAATGGGATTAAATTTAAAAGCCATATAGATGGTAGCCTTCACTACTTCACACCAAAAAGTGTGCTAGATACGCAGTATGATTTGGGTAGTGATATTATGATGATTTTAGATGATTTGGTGGCACTACCAGCGACAAAAGAACGCATAGAGCTAAGCCTAAAACGCACGATAAAATGGGCTAAAGAGGCTGAAATTTATCACAAAAGCCAAAAAAGCAAAGGCATAGGAGTAGATCAAAATCTATTTGGTATAATACAAGGTGGGACTGACTATAACGCTAGAAAAGAGTGCGCTATGGCCTTGTGCGATATGGATTTTGATGGTCTTGCTATAGGTGGGCTAAGCGTGGGTGAATCTAATGAGCAGATGTATGATACAGTAGAGGGCGTAATGCCATATATCGATCCAAATCGCCCAAGATATCTAATGGGCGTTGGTACTCCAGAGGATTTAGTAGAAAATGTAAGCCGTGGTGTGGATATGTTTGATTGCGTGATGCCTACAAGAAATGCTAGAAATGGCACCCTATTTACTAGCTTTGGTAAGTTAAATATCAAAGCAGCGGCCTTTATCAATGATCATGAACCAATAGATAATGAGTGCCAGTGCTACACTTGCAAACGATATAGTCGTGGATATTTAAACCATCTATATAAGGCTAAAGAGCTTACATTTTTTAGGCTTGCGAGTTTGCATAATCTACACTACTATTTAAATTTAATGAAAGAGATGAGAGAGGCTATAATGGCTGATAAGTTTATAGAGTTTAAGATGGAATTTTATGCTAAAAGGGCTTTAACTAAATAG
- a CDS encoding type I restriction-modification system subunit M, whose amino-acid sequence MSNLSGFVKRVRDVMRNDAGINGDAQRIEQITWMLFLKVYDAKEEDWEFDDEQFESIIPPKLRWRNWAHVENQHDGLTGDQLLNFVNNELFPTLRKLEINSDTPIRQSIVRTTFEDANNYMKDGVLLRQIINIIDELDFGSYEETHAFGEIYETILKELQSAGSAGEFYTPRAVTEFMAKMIKPQIGETMADFACGTGGFLSSWIKELEAIKDAKGSISNEDSEKLYNSIYAIEKKQFPYMLCVTNMLLHGIDNPKVFHDNSLTKKLLDYTKKDAFDVILMNPPYGGSEKEDIKQNFPADLKSSETADLFIAVILYRLKKNGRAAVIIPDGFLFGNDNAKVNLKKKLLTEYNLHTVVRLPQSVFSPYTSITTNILFFNNEEPTGKTWFYRVDIPDGIKYFSKTKPMKLSDFDDCVAWWNDRKEIADEEGNSKAKCFTSQELIEGGYNLDLCGYPHEEEEILSIKETIINYKKHSEAAEEKINSTLAKITEILGIEL is encoded by the coding sequence ATGAGCAACTTAAGTGGTTTTGTAAAAAGAGTCCGTGATGTAATGCGGAACGATGCCGGTATAAATGGTGATGCCCAGAGAATTGAACAGATAACCTGGATGCTTTTCTTAAAAGTTTATGACGCAAAAGAAGAAGACTGGGAATTTGATGATGAACAATTTGAATCTATAATTCCCCCAAAATTACGCTGGAGAAATTGGGCTCATGTAGAAAATCAACATGATGGACTTACCGGAGACCAGCTTTTGAATTTTGTAAACAATGAACTTTTCCCAACATTAAGAAAACTTGAAATAAATTCAGATACCCCAATTCGCCAAAGTATTGTGCGTACAACTTTTGAAGATGCAAACAATTATATGAAAGATGGAGTGCTTCTCCGTCAGATTATCAATATTATTGATGAGCTTGATTTTGGAAGCTATGAAGAAACCCATGCCTTTGGCGAAATATATGAAACTATTTTAAAAGAACTTCAAAGTGCAGGTTCTGCGGGTGAGTTTTACACTCCACGTGCCGTAACAGAGTTTATGGCAAAAATGATTAAACCACAAATTGGCGAAACTATGGCTGATTTTGCCTGTGGAACAGGAGGCTTCCTTTCAAGTTGGATAAAAGAACTTGAAGCAATCAAAGACGCAAAAGGATCAATCAGCAATGAAGATTCTGAAAAACTTTACAATTCAATTTACGCAATCGAAAAAAAACAATTCCCTTATATGCTCTGTGTAACAAATATGTTGCTTCACGGAATTGACAATCCAAAAGTATTTCACGATAACTCACTTACAAAAAAACTTTTGGACTACACAAAAAAAGATGCATTTGATGTAATTCTTATGAATCCACCTTATGGCGGAAGCGAAAAAGAAGACATCAAGCAAAACTTTCCAGCCGATCTAAAATCAAGCGAAACAGCAGATCTTTTTATAGCTGTTATTTTGTATCGCTTAAAGAAAAATGGTCGTGCCGCTGTAATTATTCCTGATGGATTTTTGTTCGGCAATGATAACGCAAAGGTAAATCTCAAGAAGAAGCTGCTAACAGAGTATAATCTACATACCGTGGTGCGGTTACCACAAAGTGTCTTTTCTCCCTATACAAGCATTACTACAAACATCTTGTTTTTTAATAATGAAGAACCAACCGGTAAAACATGGTTTTATCGTGTAGATATACCAGATGGAATTAAATACTTTTCTAAAACTAAACCGATGAAACTTTCTGATTTTGATGATTGTGTTGCATGGTGGAATGACCGTAAAGAAATAGCCGATGAAGAAGGAAATTCAAAGGCAAAATGTTTTACTTCTCAAGAGCTTATAGAAGGTGGCTATAACCTTGACCTTTGTGGTTATCCTCACGAGGAAGAAGAAATCTTAAGCATAAAAGAGACAATCATAAATTATAAAAAGCATAGTGAAGCTGCAGAGGAAAAAATCAATTCAACACTAGCAAAAATTACTGAAATTCTTGGAATTGAATTGTAG
- a CDS encoding pseudouridine synthase family protein yields the protein MQKAYKLLAIQEGISNNEAKELIDAGLVSVGGQRLVLARGLLKESAKFKVTKLAKPVKIFEDENIIAINKPPFITSEKIAEIFKFPLLNRLDKETSGVILLYKNEDFQQRAIKEFAQNRVGKTYLAVVKGIVCESFTINQPLTTIKTKSGAFSKIDLKSGKTAITHITPVAVEGKKSLLKIDIETGRTHQIRVHLASSGFGIVGDEKYAKSSSKRLYLHSLRTKIFDYEFYAQPDSGFFDQGFEQIDKNILKNL from the coding sequence ATGCAAAAGGCTTATAAACTTCTAGCAATTCAAGAGGGCATTTCAAACAACGAAGCCAAGGAGTTAATAGACGCTGGACTAGTAAGTGTAGGCGGCCAAAGGCTTGTGCTTGCTAGAGGACTTTTAAAAGAGAGTGCTAAATTTAAGGTAACAAAACTAGCCAAACCAGTGAAAATTTTTGAAGATGAAAATATAATAGCAATCAACAAACCACCTTTTATCACAAGTGAAAAGATCGCTGAAATATTTAAATTTCCACTTTTAAATCGTCTAGATAAAGAGACTAGTGGAGTGATTTTGCTATATAAAAATGAAGATTTTCAACAGCGTGCTATTAAAGAATTTGCACAAAATAGGGTAGGTAAAACCTATCTTGCAGTTGTTAAAGGTATAGTTTGTGAAAGCTTTACTATAAACCAGCCACTAACAACTATAAAAACAAAATCTGGAGCCTTTAGCAAAATCGATCTAAAAAGTGGCAAAACAGCTATCACGCATATCACTCCAGTAGCAGTCGAAGGTAAAAAATCACTACTAAAAATAGATATAGAAACTGGTAGAACTCATCAGATTAGAGTGCATTTAGCAAGTAGTGGATTTGGCATTGTCGGAGATGAAAAATATGCCAAAAGTAGCTCAAAAAGACTATATCTACATAGCTTAAGAACTAAGATTTTTGATTATGAGTTTTATGCTCAGCCTGATAGTGGATTTTTTGATCAAGGATTTGAGCAAATTGATAAAAATATTTTAAAAAATTTATAA
- a CDS encoding Fic family protein, with product MAKTYTIPKLPLGIDLETKEILKQVNLANKALAELKGVAHTIPNEGVLINSLVIQEAKESSEVENIVTTHDEIFQADLSVSNYAVSNAAKEVMNYREAMLEGFSRVKENMLLTNNIIKNIQEKLEKNKAGFRTSAVTLQNSKQEIVYAPPKTGDEVEHYMSNLEHFINNSELSDLDPLIKLAIIHHQFESIHPFYDGNGRTGRIISVLYLVQNRLLDLPILYLSRYITRNKADYYKLIQAVRDNDGDIKDWQNWVMFILKGIEVTSKETIILINGIAQLMAQYKAILKPVFGKTYKHELLNNLFFHPYTKIEFIERDMNVQRKTAAKYLDMIVDLKLLTKMKKGSSNYYINNALFALFLNQGKVVSEVETIESVKS from the coding sequence TTGGCAAAGACTTATACTATTCCTAAATTACCACTTGGAATTGACCTTGAAACAAAAGAAATACTCAAACAAGTTAATCTTGCAAACAAAGCGTTGGCAGAATTAAAAGGAGTTGCTCATACAATTCCAAATGAAGGTGTTTTGATTAATTCTCTTGTTATACAAGAAGCAAAGGAAAGTTCCGAAGTAGAAAATATAGTAACAACCCATGATGAGATTTTTCAAGCAGATCTTTCTGTAAGTAATTATGCAGTTAGCAATGCAGCAAAAGAGGTTATGAATTATAGAGAAGCTATGCTTGAAGGCTTTTCAAGAGTAAAAGAAAATATGCTTCTTACAAATAACATTATTAAAAATATTCAAGAAAAGCTTGAAAAAAATAAAGCTGGGTTTAGAACAAGTGCTGTAACATTACAAAATTCTAAGCAAGAAATTGTTTATGCTCCTCCAAAAACAGGAGATGAAGTTGAACATTATATGTCAAATCTTGAACACTTTATTAACAATTCTGAATTATCTGATTTAGATCCATTGATTAAACTAGCAATAATACATCACCAATTTGAAAGTATACATCCTTTTTATGATGGTAACGGAAGAACTGGGCGTATTATTTCTGTTTTATATTTAGTACAAAATAGACTTTTGGATTTACCAATTTTATATTTGAGTCGTTATATCACTCGTAATAAAGCCGATTATTACAAATTGATTCAAGCTGTCCGTGATAATGATGGAGATATAAAGGATTGGCAGAATTGGGTTATGTTTATTCTTAAAGGAATAGAAGTTACATCTAAAGAAACAATTATTTTAATAAATGGTATTGCGCAATTAATGGCACAATATAAAGCAATCTTAAAACCCGTATTTGGAAAAACATATAAACATGAACTTTTGAATAATTTATTTTTCCATCCGTATACAAAGATTGAATTTATTGAACGAGATATGAATGTTCAACGCAAAACGGCAGCAAAATATCTTGATATGATTGTAGATTTAAAACTTTTGACAAAAATGAAAAAAGGATCATCTAATTATTATATTAATAATGCTTTATTTGCATTATTTCTAAATCAGGGGAAAGTTGTATCAGAAGTTGAAACTATTGAATCTGTAAAATCGTAA